The Simkaniaceae bacterium genome includes the window GATCTTTTCTTTTTTCTCGTAGTAAGCATCCGTTCTTTCTTTCAGAAAATGATTGTAAACGAATCGAGAGCATCCAAAAGCATGTGATAGCTGTATTTTCTGCTCGTCGGTAGGATAGAATCTGTATCGATATGATCTACTTACAATTTTCATATTATCGTTGTAACACACCGTTAAGTATCGTGCAAGAAGAAAAGACGGCTTATATCCCCACGCCTAAAGGCCTGACTATTACCCACAAAATTTTAATTTGATATTCTTATGCCTCAAAGAAATGATGGAGATCCTGGAATGACCTACATTTGGCGAGGATGGGATAAGCT containing:
- a CDS encoding helix-turn-helix domain-containing protein: MKIVSRSYRYRFYPTDEQKIQLSHAFGCSRFVYNHFLKERTDAYYEKKEKI